One Sus scrofa isolate TJ Tabasco breed Duroc chromosome 1, Sscrofa11.1, whole genome shotgun sequence DNA segment encodes these proteins:
- the GPR6 gene encoding G-protein coupled receptor 6 isoform X1 — protein MNASASSLNDSQVVAVAAEGVAAVATAARAPDVGEWGPPAAAAAALGAGGAANASLELSSQLPAGPPGLLLSAVNPWDVLLCVSGTVIAGENALVVALIASTPALRTPMFVLVGSLATADLLAGCGLILHFVFQYVVPSETVSLLTVGFLVASFAASVSSLLAITVDRYLSLYNALTYYSRRTLLGVHFLLAATWTVSLGLGLLPVLGWNCLAERAACSVVHPLTRSHVALLSATFFAVFGIMLHLYVRICQVVWRHAHQIALQQHCLAPPHLAATRKGVGTLAVVLGTFGASWLPFAIYCVVGSHEDPAVYTYATLLPATYNSMINPIIYAFRNQEIQRALWLLFCGCFQSKVPFRWSPSEV, from the coding sequence ATGAACGCGAGCGCATCTTCGCTCAACGACTCCCAGGTGGTGGCAGTTGCGGCCGAGGGTGTGGCGGCAGTGGCCACAGCGGCAAGAGCGCCGGACGTGGGTGAATGGGGGccccctgcagcagcagcagcagcgctggGAGCCGGCGGCGCGGCTAACGCATCGCTGGAGTTGTCTTCGCAGCTGCCAGCCGGGCCGCCGGGGCTGCTGCTGTCCGCGGTGAATCCATGGGACGTACTGCTCTGCGTGTCTGGGACAGTGATCGCGGGCGAAAATGCGCTGGTAGTGGCGCTCATAGCGTCCACACCCGCGCTACGCACGCCCATGTTCGTGCTGGTTGGCAGCCTGGCCACTGCTGACCTGCTGGCGGGCTGTGGTCTCATCCTGCACTTCGTGTTCCAGTACGTGGTGCCCTCAGAGACTGTAAGCCTGCTCACTGTGGGCTTCCTCGTGGCTTCCTTCGCTGCCTCGGTCAGCAGCCTGCTGGCCATCACAGTGGACCGCTACTTGTCCCTCTACAACGCGCTCACCTATTACTCGCGACGGACCCTGTTGGGTGTGCATTTCCTGCTCGCCGCCACCTGGACGGTGTCCCTGGGCCTCGGGCTGCTGCCGGTGCTCGGCTGGAACTGCCTGGCAGAGCGTGCAGCCTGCAGCGTGGTGCACCCACTGACTCGCAGCCACGTGGCGCTGCTTTCTGCCACCTTCTTTGCCGTCTTTGGCATCATGCTGCACCTGTATGTGCGCATCTGCCAGGTGGTCTGGCGTCATGCACACCAGATCGCGCTGCAGCAGCACTGCCTGGCACCACCCCACCTTGCCGCCACCAGAAAGGGTGTGGGTACGCTGGCCGTGGTGCTGGGCACTTTCGGTGCCAGCTGGCTGCCCTTTGCCATCTACTGCGTGGTAGGTAGCCACGAGGACCCGGCTGTCTACACCTACGCCACCCTGCTGCCCGCCACCTACAACTCCATGATCAATCCCATCATCTATGCCTTCCGCAACCAGGAGATCCAACGTGCCTTGTGGCTCCTGTTTTGTGGCTGTTTTCAGTCCAAAGTGCCCTTCCGCTGGTCCCCCAGTGAGGTCTGA
- the GPR6 gene encoding G protein-coupled receptor 6 (The RefSeq protein has 1 non-frameshifting indel compared to this genomic sequence), translating into MNASASSLNDSQVVAVAAEGVAAVATAARAPDVGEWGPPAAAAAALGAGGAANASLELSSQLPAGPPGLLLSAVNPWDVLLCVSGTVIAGENALVVALIASTPALRTPMFVLVGSLATADLLAGCGLILHFVFQYVVPSETVSLLTVGFLVASFAASVSSLLAITVDRYLSLYNALTYYSRRTLLGVHFLLAATWTVSLGLGLLPVLGWNCLAERAACSVVHPLTRSHVALLSATFFAVFGIMLHLYVRICQVVWRHAHQIALQQHCLAPPHLAATRKGVGTLAVVLGTFGASWLPFAIYCVVGSHEDPAVYTYATLLPATYNSMINPIIYAFRNQEIQRALWLLFCGCFQSKVPFRSRSPSEV; encoded by the coding sequence ATGAACGCGAGCGCATCTTCGCTCAACGACTCCCAGGTGGTGGCAGTTGCGGCCGAGGGTGTGGCGGCAGTGGCCACAGCGGCAAGAGCGCCGGACGTGGGTGAATGGGGGccccctgcagcagcagcagcagcgctggGAGCCGGCGGCGCGGCTAACGCATCGCTGGAGTTGTCTTCGCAGCTGCCAGCCGGGCCGCCGGGGCTGCTGCTGTCCGCGGTGAATCCATGGGACGTACTGCTCTGCGTGTCTGGGACAGTGATCGCGGGCGAAAATGCGCTGGTAGTGGCGCTCATAGCGTCCACACCCGCGCTACGCACGCCCATGTTCGTGCTGGTTGGCAGCCTGGCCACTGCTGACCTGCTGGCGGGCTGTGGTCTCATCCTGCACTTCGTGTTCCAGTACGTGGTGCCCTCAGAGACTGTAAGCCTGCTCACTGTGGGCTTCCTCGTGGCTTCCTTCGCTGCCTCGGTCAGCAGCCTGCTGGCCATCACAGTGGACCGCTACTTGTCCCTCTACAACGCGCTCACCTATTACTCGCGACGGACCCTGTTGGGTGTGCATTTCCTGCTCGCCGCCACCTGGACGGTGTCCCTGGGCCTCGGGCTGCTGCCGGTGCTCGGCTGGAACTGCCTGGCAGAGCGTGCAGCCTGCAGCGTGGTGCACCCACTGACTCGCAGCCACGTGGCGCTGCTTTCTGCCACCTTCTTTGCCGTCTTTGGCATCATGCTGCACCTGTATGTGCGCATCTGCCAGGTGGTCTGGCGTCATGCACACCAGATCGCGCTGCAGCAGCACTGCCTGGCACCACCCCACCTTGCCGCCACCAGAAAGGGTGTGGGTACGCTGGCCGTGGTGCTGGGCACTTTCGGTGCCAGCTGGCTGCCCTTTGCCATCTACTGCGTGGTAGGTAGCCACGAGGACCCGGCTGTCTACACCTACGCCACCCTGCTGCCCGCCACCTACAACTCCATGATCAATCCCATCATCTATGCCTTCCGCAACCAGGAGATCCAACGTGCCTTGTGGCTCCTGTTTTGTGGCTGTTTTCAGTCCAAAGTGCCCTTCCGCTGGTCCCCCAGTGAGGTCTGA